In Rhodamnia argentea isolate NSW1041297 chromosome 4, ASM2092103v1, whole genome shotgun sequence, the following proteins share a genomic window:
- the LOC115753719 gene encoding protein ALWAYS EARLY 2-like isoform X4, whose translation MAPTRKSRSVYKRFSNLNEVSPDKDVGSSKSSRNRKKKLSDLLGPQWSKEELERFYEGYRKHGKDWKKVAAAVRNRSVDMVEALYNMNRAYLSLPEGTASVVGLVAMMTDHYNVLEGSDEEESNDRTEVRNTPKRKRGKVQLGGSREDLHAKADLSNDGCLSLLKRRRADSSEPRVVGKRTPRFPVSFLYKKDGRENHVSLSKRGRKSVADATDDDVAHGAALVLTAASHRGGSPQVSRSPYGRKVQSKVSPVQSWERMHSQSNATKYGDASLDEEWLEGSIGSRGTENGDYEKYTRSLMDIEGVGTVEVGRKGKKFYGKKEKVEGIEEKEFEDGGGACSGTEEGGNDNSLKGKVKFEAPNEKIEHSHQTQRKRSKKLFFGDESSDLDALQTLADLSLMMPVSTMESEFSVTESSVQLKEEKTARDIDDKFTVPEATSADRQRDKVLGKEKTSAVDSRKSNLARASAINSDAISKAKGQLLSSNKSGKRKSKPMASKLQVINAEAHNNFHLGESLKNEASAEEGKTLVGQPSMGEFKLAFARECRASLSKAKKSAKSAQNSSDIDQKGRETDLVGLISQVPAENQVNLLTKSRSRRKKDLQQALKPKEMSGSDSTMRNRIDKRGIYVHDKALYLKDKLSSCLSSNFARRWCIFEWFYSAIDYPWFAKREFVDYLNHVGLGRIPRLTRVEWSVIRSSLGKPRRFSENFLHEERKKLELYRESVRKHYTELRTGVREGLPTDLARPLSVGQRVIALHPKTREVHDGSVLTVDHDKCRIQFDRPDIGVEFVMDVDCMPLNPLDNMPEALRRRSLFVDKFPVISKEPQMEGNISFGGGLLYDSTGHLANVRSPISNLMKQAKTVGSYSMRNQCGSCSWSALSCWKDSNHAIFQGKVAAPGVVSTQQTFCSQPCRTVYSQAREADIQALSDLTHALDKKEALLMELRNMNNDVLDDQINEDGSLKDSESFKKHYATASSALVHLRERNTYPGNPLPPWFKTTVNSVTAIGLPRELDKYLYPHESGCNVHEIVKVSRLKAQTMVDKAIQAISSLKEGEDAFTRIGEALDSINDQQLTSDVKLSGVTSPEKVNGSLVPNNQSNACPSETNQLSGSKPCTTDADKNETQIPAELITSCVATLLMIQTCTDRHYPPADVAQILDSAVTSLHPCCPQNLPLYREIQMSMGRLKTQMLALVPTQI comes from the exons ATGGCGCCCACGAGGAAGTCCAGGAGCGTGTACAAGCGATTCTCGAATTTAAATGAGGTTTCTCCGGATAAAGACGTGGGGAGTTCGAAGAGCAGTCGGAATCGG AAGAAGAAATTGTCTGATCTGCTAGGGCCGCAGTGGAGCAAGGAAGAGCTTGAGCGCTTCTACGAAGGTTATAGGAAACATGGGAAAGACTGGAAGAAG GTGGCTGCTGCTGTGCGTAACAGATCTGTTGATATGGTTGAGGCTCTCTACAATATGAACAGA GCATATTTATCCCTTCCTGAGGGTACAGCTTCTGTGGTTGGTCTTGTGGCAATGATGACTGATCACTACAATGTTCTG GAGGGAAGTGATGAAGAAGAGAGCAATGACAGAACAGAAGTAAGAAACACACCGAAACGCAAGCGTGGTAAAGTTCAGCTTGGTGGTTCAAGAGAAGACCTGCATGCCAAAGCCGACTTATCTAATGATGGTTGTCTGTCATTACTAAAAAGAAGACGTGCTGATA GCAGCGAACCACGTGTTGTTGGAAAAAGGACTCCTCGTTTTCCTGTTTCTTTCTTGTACAAGAAAGATGGCAGAGAAAATCATGTTTCGCTGAGCAAGAGGGGCCGGAAGTCAGTGGCTGATGCTACAGATGATGATGTTGCACATGGAGCAGCACTAGTGCTAACTGCAGCTTCCCACAGGGGAGGCTCACCACAAGTTTCTCGAAGTCCTTATGGTAGAAAAGTGCAGTCAAAAGTATCACCTGTTCAGAGCTGGGAAAGGATG CATTCGCAATCGAACGCAACCAAGTATGGTGATGCTTCTCTGGATGAAGAATGGCTGGAAGGGAGCATTGGCAGTAGGGGAACGGAAAATGGAGACTATGAAAAGTATACAAGGTCCTTGATGGACATAGAAGGTGTTGGCACAGTAGAAGTTGGTCGGAAAGGGAAGAAATTCtatggaaagaaagagaaagttgAGGGCATAGAAGAGAAAGAGTTTGAAGATGGTGGCGGAGCTTGCAGCGGAACAGAAGAGGGAGGCAATGACAATTCACTGAAGggaaaagtcaagtttgaagcTCCAAATGAGAAAATAGAGCATTCTCATCAAACtcagagaaagagaagcaagAAGCTTTTTTTTGGAG ATGAAAGCTCTGATCTTGATGCTCTGCAGACATTGGCTGATTTGTCATTGATGATGCCAGTTTCCACCATGGAGTCAG aattttctgtCACAGAATCCTCTGTCCAGTTGAAGGAAGAGAAAACAGCTCGGGATATAGATGATAAGTTTACTGTGCCTGAAGCCACATCTGCAGATCGTCAAAGAGATAAAGTCTTAGGGAAGGAGAAAACTTCTGCAGTTGACAGTAGAAAATCGAATCTTGCAAGGGCCTCAGCTATCAATTCTGATGCTATCTCCAAAGCAAAAGGGCAATTGCTGTCGAGCAACAAATcagggaaaagaaaatctaagCCGATGGCATCTAAG CTGCAGGTGATAAATGCTGAAGCTCATAATAATTTTCATCTAGGTGAATCTCTGAAAAATGAG GCCTCAGCTGAGGAAGGAAAGACACTTGTGGGTCAACCATCTATGGGAGAGTTTAAATTAGCTTTTGCAAGAGAGTGTAGAGCGTCTCTTTCAAAAGCGAAGAAATCAGCTAAATCTGCACAGAACTCGTCTGATATTGATCAGAAAGGAAGGGAAACTGATTTGGTGGGGTTGATCAGTCAGGTTCCTGCTGAAAATCAGGTCAATTTACTGACTAAATCAAGAAGTCGAAGAAAGAAAGATCTGCAGCAGGCACTTAAACCAAAAGAGATGAGTGGCTCCGATAGCACAATGAGGAATCGAATTGATAAACGTGGAATATATGTTCATGATAAAGCACTTTATTTAAAG GACAAACTGTCGTCTTGCCTGTCATCCAATTTCGCTCGGAGGTGGTGTATTTTTGAATGGTTTTATAGTGCAATTGATTATCCGTGGTTTGCAAAGAGGGAGTTTGTTGATTACTTAAATCATGTTGGACTTGGGCGCATTCCTAGGTTAACACGTGTTGAATGGAGTGTTATAAGAAG CTCACTTGGCAAGCCTCGgagattttctgaaaatttcctACATGAAGAGAGGAAGAAACTTGAACTATATCGTGAATCTGTGAGAAAGCACTATACTGAACTTCGCACTGGTGTTAGGGAAGGACTTCCCACAGACTTAGCCCGACCATTATCTGTTGGACAAAGAGTGATCGCCCTTCATCCGAAAACTAGAGAAGTTCATGATGGCAGTGTCCTCACTGTTGATCATGACAAGTGCAGGATTCAGTTTGATCGTCCTGATATCGGAGTTGAATTTGTGATG GATGTTGATTGCATGCCTCTAAATCCGCTGGATAACATGCCAGAGGCTCTTAGGAGACGGAGCCTCTTTGTTGACAAATTCCCTGTGATTTCTAAAGAACCTCAAATGGAGGGCAATATATCTTTTGGAGGGGGCCTTCTTTATGATTCTACTGGGCATCTAGCAAATGTCCGGAGTCCCATAAGTAATTTGATGAAGCAAGCAAAG acTGTTGGCTCCTATTCAATGAGGAATCAATGTGGCAGCTGTAGTTGGTCAGCTTTAAGCTGCTGGAAA GACTCGAACCATGCAATTTTTCAAGGCAAAGTAGCTGCTCCAGGTGTGGTCAGTACCCAACAGACTTTCTGTAGTCAGCCTTGCAGAACGGTGTATAGCCAGGCAAGAGAAGCTGATATTCAGGCTCTTTCTGACCTAACTCATGCTTTGGATAAGAAG GAGGCTTTGTTAATGGAGCTTAGAAACATGAATAATGATGTATTGGATGACCAAATTAACGAAGATGGCTCTCTTAAGGATTCTGAATCTTTCAAGAAGCATTACGCCACG GCTTCTTCTGCTTTGGTTCATCTGAGGGAACGGAATACTTATCCAGGAAATCCGCTGCCTCCTTGGTTCAAGACTACAGTGAATTCTGTTACCGCAATTGGCCTTCCCAGAGAACTTGATAAATACTTATATCCACATGAGTCAGGATGTAACGTTCATGAAATTGTGAAGGTTTCAAGATTGAAAGCACAGACGATGGTGGATAAAGCTATTCAG GCGATATCGTCTTTGAAAGAGGGGGAAGATGCTTTTACAAGGATTGGAGAGGCTCTTGATTCGATAAATGACCAACAGCTGACTTCTGATGTCAAGTTATCAGGTGTCACATCCCCAGAGAAGGTCAATGGCAGCTTGGTTCCTAACAATCAGTCAAATGCCTGCCCATCCGAGACCAACCAGCTGTCTGGTTCAAAACCTTGTACAACTGATGCCGACAAGAATGAGACTCAGATACCGGCTGAGCTGATCACATCATGCGTCGCTACTTTGCTCATGATACAG ACGTGTACGGACCGACACTATCCTCCAGCTGACGTGGCCCAGATACTTGATTCTGCTGTGACGAGTTTGCACCCTTGTTGCCCCCAGAACCTCCCTCTTTACCGGGAGATTCAGATGTCCATGGGCAGACTGAAGACACAGATGTTAGCGCTAGTGCCGACCCAAATCTGA
- the LOC115753719 gene encoding protein ALWAYS EARLY 2-like isoform X1, producing MAPTRKSRSVYKRFSNLNEVSPDKDVGSSKSSRNRKKKLSDLLGPQWSKEELERFYEGYRKHGKDWKKVAAAVRNRSVDMVEALYNMNRAYLSLPEGTASVVGLVAMMTDHYNVLEGSDEEESNDRTEVRNTPKRKRGKVQLGGSREDLHAKADLSNDGCLSLLKRRRADSSEPRVVGKRTPRFPVSFLYKKDGRENHVSLSKRGRKSVADATDDDVAHGAALVLTAASHRGGSPQVSRSPYGRKVQSKVSPVQSWERMHSQSNATKYGDASLDEEWLEGSIGSRGTENGDYEKYTRSLMDIEGVGTVEVGRKGKKFYGKKEKVEGIEEKEFEDGGGACSGTEEGGNDNSLKGKVKFEAPNEKIEHSHQTQRKRSKKLFFGDESSDLDALQTLADLSLMMPVSTMESEFSVTESSVQLKEEKTARDIDDKFTVPEATSADRQRDKVLGKEKTSAVDSRKSNLARASAINSDAISKAKGQLLSSNKSGKRKSKPMASKLQVINAEAHNNFHLGESLKNEASAEEGKTLVGQPSMGEFKLAFARECRASLSKAKKSAKSAQNSSDIDQKGRETDLVGLISQVPAENQVNLLTKSRSRRKKDLQQALKPKEMSGSDSTMRNRIDKRGIYVHDKALYLKDKLSSCLSSNFARRWCIFEWFYSAIDYPWFAKREFVDYLNHVGLGRIPRLTRVEWSVIRSSLGKPRRFSENFLHEERKKLELYRESVRKHYTELRTGVREGLPTDLARPLSVGQRVIALHPKTREVHDGSVLTVDHDKCRIQFDRPDIGVEFVMDVDCMPLNPLDNMPEALRRRSLFVDKFPVISKEPQMEGNISFGGGLLYDSTGHLANVRSPISNLMKQAKTVGSYSMRNQCGSCSWSALSCWKDSNHAIFQGKVAAPGVVSTQQTFCSQPCRTVYSQAREADIQALSDLTHALDKKEALLMELRNMNNDVLDDQINEDGSLKDSESFKKHYATVLVQLKEAGGQASSALVHLRERNTYPGNPLPPWFKTTVNSVTAIGLPRELDKYLYPHESGCNVHEIVKVSRLKAQTMVDKAIQAISSLKEGEDAFTRIGEALDSINDQQLTSDVKLSGVTSPEKVNGSLVPNNQSNACPSETNQLSGSKPCTTDADKNETQIPAELITSCVATLLMIQTCTDRHYPPADVAQILDSAVTSLHPCCPQNLPLYREIQMSMGRLKTQMLALVPTQI from the exons ATGGCGCCCACGAGGAAGTCCAGGAGCGTGTACAAGCGATTCTCGAATTTAAATGAGGTTTCTCCGGATAAAGACGTGGGGAGTTCGAAGAGCAGTCGGAATCGG AAGAAGAAATTGTCTGATCTGCTAGGGCCGCAGTGGAGCAAGGAAGAGCTTGAGCGCTTCTACGAAGGTTATAGGAAACATGGGAAAGACTGGAAGAAG GTGGCTGCTGCTGTGCGTAACAGATCTGTTGATATGGTTGAGGCTCTCTACAATATGAACAGA GCATATTTATCCCTTCCTGAGGGTACAGCTTCTGTGGTTGGTCTTGTGGCAATGATGACTGATCACTACAATGTTCTG GAGGGAAGTGATGAAGAAGAGAGCAATGACAGAACAGAAGTAAGAAACACACCGAAACGCAAGCGTGGTAAAGTTCAGCTTGGTGGTTCAAGAGAAGACCTGCATGCCAAAGCCGACTTATCTAATGATGGTTGTCTGTCATTACTAAAAAGAAGACGTGCTGATA GCAGCGAACCACGTGTTGTTGGAAAAAGGACTCCTCGTTTTCCTGTTTCTTTCTTGTACAAGAAAGATGGCAGAGAAAATCATGTTTCGCTGAGCAAGAGGGGCCGGAAGTCAGTGGCTGATGCTACAGATGATGATGTTGCACATGGAGCAGCACTAGTGCTAACTGCAGCTTCCCACAGGGGAGGCTCACCACAAGTTTCTCGAAGTCCTTATGGTAGAAAAGTGCAGTCAAAAGTATCACCTGTTCAGAGCTGGGAAAGGATG CATTCGCAATCGAACGCAACCAAGTATGGTGATGCTTCTCTGGATGAAGAATGGCTGGAAGGGAGCATTGGCAGTAGGGGAACGGAAAATGGAGACTATGAAAAGTATACAAGGTCCTTGATGGACATAGAAGGTGTTGGCACAGTAGAAGTTGGTCGGAAAGGGAAGAAATTCtatggaaagaaagagaaagttgAGGGCATAGAAGAGAAAGAGTTTGAAGATGGTGGCGGAGCTTGCAGCGGAACAGAAGAGGGAGGCAATGACAATTCACTGAAGggaaaagtcaagtttgaagcTCCAAATGAGAAAATAGAGCATTCTCATCAAACtcagagaaagagaagcaagAAGCTTTTTTTTGGAG ATGAAAGCTCTGATCTTGATGCTCTGCAGACATTGGCTGATTTGTCATTGATGATGCCAGTTTCCACCATGGAGTCAG aattttctgtCACAGAATCCTCTGTCCAGTTGAAGGAAGAGAAAACAGCTCGGGATATAGATGATAAGTTTACTGTGCCTGAAGCCACATCTGCAGATCGTCAAAGAGATAAAGTCTTAGGGAAGGAGAAAACTTCTGCAGTTGACAGTAGAAAATCGAATCTTGCAAGGGCCTCAGCTATCAATTCTGATGCTATCTCCAAAGCAAAAGGGCAATTGCTGTCGAGCAACAAATcagggaaaagaaaatctaagCCGATGGCATCTAAG CTGCAGGTGATAAATGCTGAAGCTCATAATAATTTTCATCTAGGTGAATCTCTGAAAAATGAG GCCTCAGCTGAGGAAGGAAAGACACTTGTGGGTCAACCATCTATGGGAGAGTTTAAATTAGCTTTTGCAAGAGAGTGTAGAGCGTCTCTTTCAAAAGCGAAGAAATCAGCTAAATCTGCACAGAACTCGTCTGATATTGATCAGAAAGGAAGGGAAACTGATTTGGTGGGGTTGATCAGTCAGGTTCCTGCTGAAAATCAGGTCAATTTACTGACTAAATCAAGAAGTCGAAGAAAGAAAGATCTGCAGCAGGCACTTAAACCAAAAGAGATGAGTGGCTCCGATAGCACAATGAGGAATCGAATTGATAAACGTGGAATATATGTTCATGATAAAGCACTTTATTTAAAG GACAAACTGTCGTCTTGCCTGTCATCCAATTTCGCTCGGAGGTGGTGTATTTTTGAATGGTTTTATAGTGCAATTGATTATCCGTGGTTTGCAAAGAGGGAGTTTGTTGATTACTTAAATCATGTTGGACTTGGGCGCATTCCTAGGTTAACACGTGTTGAATGGAGTGTTATAAGAAG CTCACTTGGCAAGCCTCGgagattttctgaaaatttcctACATGAAGAGAGGAAGAAACTTGAACTATATCGTGAATCTGTGAGAAAGCACTATACTGAACTTCGCACTGGTGTTAGGGAAGGACTTCCCACAGACTTAGCCCGACCATTATCTGTTGGACAAAGAGTGATCGCCCTTCATCCGAAAACTAGAGAAGTTCATGATGGCAGTGTCCTCACTGTTGATCATGACAAGTGCAGGATTCAGTTTGATCGTCCTGATATCGGAGTTGAATTTGTGATG GATGTTGATTGCATGCCTCTAAATCCGCTGGATAACATGCCAGAGGCTCTTAGGAGACGGAGCCTCTTTGTTGACAAATTCCCTGTGATTTCTAAAGAACCTCAAATGGAGGGCAATATATCTTTTGGAGGGGGCCTTCTTTATGATTCTACTGGGCATCTAGCAAATGTCCGGAGTCCCATAAGTAATTTGATGAAGCAAGCAAAG acTGTTGGCTCCTATTCAATGAGGAATCAATGTGGCAGCTGTAGTTGGTCAGCTTTAAGCTGCTGGAAA GACTCGAACCATGCAATTTTTCAAGGCAAAGTAGCTGCTCCAGGTGTGGTCAGTACCCAACAGACTTTCTGTAGTCAGCCTTGCAGAACGGTGTATAGCCAGGCAAGAGAAGCTGATATTCAGGCTCTTTCTGACCTAACTCATGCTTTGGATAAGAAG GAGGCTTTGTTAATGGAGCTTAGAAACATGAATAATGATGTATTGGATGACCAAATTAACGAAGATGGCTCTCTTAAGGATTCTGAATCTTTCAAGAAGCATTACGCCACGGTACTTGTACAGCTAAAGGAAGCCGGTGGCCAG GCTTCTTCTGCTTTGGTTCATCTGAGGGAACGGAATACTTATCCAGGAAATCCGCTGCCTCCTTGGTTCAAGACTACAGTGAATTCTGTTACCGCAATTGGCCTTCCCAGAGAACTTGATAAATACTTATATCCACATGAGTCAGGATGTAACGTTCATGAAATTGTGAAGGTTTCAAGATTGAAAGCACAGACGATGGTGGATAAAGCTATTCAG GCGATATCGTCTTTGAAAGAGGGGGAAGATGCTTTTACAAGGATTGGAGAGGCTCTTGATTCGATAAATGACCAACAGCTGACTTCTGATGTCAAGTTATCAGGTGTCACATCCCCAGAGAAGGTCAATGGCAGCTTGGTTCCTAACAATCAGTCAAATGCCTGCCCATCCGAGACCAACCAGCTGTCTGGTTCAAAACCTTGTACAACTGATGCCGACAAGAATGAGACTCAGATACCGGCTGAGCTGATCACATCATGCGTCGCTACTTTGCTCATGATACAG ACGTGTACGGACCGACACTATCCTCCAGCTGACGTGGCCCAGATACTTGATTCTGCTGTGACGAGTTTGCACCCTTGTTGCCCCCAGAACCTCCCTCTTTACCGGGAGATTCAGATGTCCATGGGCAGACTGAAGACACAGATGTTAGCGCTAGTGCCGACCCAAATCTGA
- the LOC115753719 gene encoding protein ALWAYS EARLY 2-like isoform X7 — MAPTRKSRSVYKRFSNLNEVSPDKDVGSSKSSRNRKKKLSDLLGPQWSKEELERFYEGYRKHGKDWKKVAAAVRNRSVDMVEALYNMNRAYLSLPEGTASVVGLVAMMTDHYNVLEGSDEEESNDRTEVRNTPKRKRGKVQLGGSREDLHAKADLSNDGCLSLLKRRRADSSEPRVVGKRTPRFPVSFLYKKDGRENHVSLSKRGRKSVADATDDDVAHGAALVLTAASHRGGSPQVSRSPYGRKVQSKVSPVQSWERMHSQSNATKYGDASLDEEWLEGSIGSRGTENGDYEKYTRSLMDIEGVGTVEVGRKGKKFYGKKEKVEGIEEKEFEDGGGACSGTEEGGNDNSLKGKVKFEAPNEKIEHSHQTQRKRSKKLFFGDESSDLDALQTLADLSLMMPVSTMESEFSVTESSVQLKEEKTARDIDDKFTVPEATSADRQRDKVLGKEKTSAVDSRKSNLARASAINSDAISKAKGQLLSSNKSGKRKSKPMASKLQVINAEAHNNFHLGESLKNEASAEEGKTLVGQPSMGEFKLAFARECRASLSKAKKSAKSAQNSSDIDQKGRETDLVGLISQVPAENQVNLLTKSRSRRKKDLQQALKPKEMSGSDSTMRNRIDKRGIYVHDKALYLKDKLSSCLSSNFARRWCIFEWFYSAIDYPWFAKREFVDYLNHVGLGRIPRLTRVEWSVIRSSLGKPRRFSENFLHEERKKLELYRESVRKHYTELRTGVREGLPTDLARPLSVGQRVIALHPKTREVHDGSVLTVDHDKCRIQFDRPDIGVEFVMDVDCMPLNPLDNMPEALRRRSLFVDKFPVISKEPQMEGNISFGGGLLYDSTGHLANVRSPISNLMKQAKTVGSYSMRNQCGSCSWSALSCWKDSNHAIFQGKVAAPGVVSTQQTFCSQPCRTVYSQAREADIQALSDLTHALDKKASSALVHLRERNTYPGNPLPPWFKTTVNSVTAIGLPRELDKYLYPHESGCNVHEIVKVSRLKAQTMVDKAIQAISSLKEGEDAFTRIGEALDSINDQQLTSDVKLSGVTSPEKVNGSLVPNNQSNACPSETNQLSGSKPCTTDADKNETQIPAELITSCVATLLMIQTCTDRHYPPADVAQILDSAVTSLHPCCPQNLPLYREIQMSMGRLKTQMLALVPTQI; from the exons ATGGCGCCCACGAGGAAGTCCAGGAGCGTGTACAAGCGATTCTCGAATTTAAATGAGGTTTCTCCGGATAAAGACGTGGGGAGTTCGAAGAGCAGTCGGAATCGG AAGAAGAAATTGTCTGATCTGCTAGGGCCGCAGTGGAGCAAGGAAGAGCTTGAGCGCTTCTACGAAGGTTATAGGAAACATGGGAAAGACTGGAAGAAG GTGGCTGCTGCTGTGCGTAACAGATCTGTTGATATGGTTGAGGCTCTCTACAATATGAACAGA GCATATTTATCCCTTCCTGAGGGTACAGCTTCTGTGGTTGGTCTTGTGGCAATGATGACTGATCACTACAATGTTCTG GAGGGAAGTGATGAAGAAGAGAGCAATGACAGAACAGAAGTAAGAAACACACCGAAACGCAAGCGTGGTAAAGTTCAGCTTGGTGGTTCAAGAGAAGACCTGCATGCCAAAGCCGACTTATCTAATGATGGTTGTCTGTCATTACTAAAAAGAAGACGTGCTGATA GCAGCGAACCACGTGTTGTTGGAAAAAGGACTCCTCGTTTTCCTGTTTCTTTCTTGTACAAGAAAGATGGCAGAGAAAATCATGTTTCGCTGAGCAAGAGGGGCCGGAAGTCAGTGGCTGATGCTACAGATGATGATGTTGCACATGGAGCAGCACTAGTGCTAACTGCAGCTTCCCACAGGGGAGGCTCACCACAAGTTTCTCGAAGTCCTTATGGTAGAAAAGTGCAGTCAAAAGTATCACCTGTTCAGAGCTGGGAAAGGATG CATTCGCAATCGAACGCAACCAAGTATGGTGATGCTTCTCTGGATGAAGAATGGCTGGAAGGGAGCATTGGCAGTAGGGGAACGGAAAATGGAGACTATGAAAAGTATACAAGGTCCTTGATGGACATAGAAGGTGTTGGCACAGTAGAAGTTGGTCGGAAAGGGAAGAAATTCtatggaaagaaagagaaagttgAGGGCATAGAAGAGAAAGAGTTTGAAGATGGTGGCGGAGCTTGCAGCGGAACAGAAGAGGGAGGCAATGACAATTCACTGAAGggaaaagtcaagtttgaagcTCCAAATGAGAAAATAGAGCATTCTCATCAAACtcagagaaagagaagcaagAAGCTTTTTTTTGGAG ATGAAAGCTCTGATCTTGATGCTCTGCAGACATTGGCTGATTTGTCATTGATGATGCCAGTTTCCACCATGGAGTCAG aattttctgtCACAGAATCCTCTGTCCAGTTGAAGGAAGAGAAAACAGCTCGGGATATAGATGATAAGTTTACTGTGCCTGAAGCCACATCTGCAGATCGTCAAAGAGATAAAGTCTTAGGGAAGGAGAAAACTTCTGCAGTTGACAGTAGAAAATCGAATCTTGCAAGGGCCTCAGCTATCAATTCTGATGCTATCTCCAAAGCAAAAGGGCAATTGCTGTCGAGCAACAAATcagggaaaagaaaatctaagCCGATGGCATCTAAG CTGCAGGTGATAAATGCTGAAGCTCATAATAATTTTCATCTAGGTGAATCTCTGAAAAATGAG GCCTCAGCTGAGGAAGGAAAGACACTTGTGGGTCAACCATCTATGGGAGAGTTTAAATTAGCTTTTGCAAGAGAGTGTAGAGCGTCTCTTTCAAAAGCGAAGAAATCAGCTAAATCTGCACAGAACTCGTCTGATATTGATCAGAAAGGAAGGGAAACTGATTTGGTGGGGTTGATCAGTCAGGTTCCTGCTGAAAATCAGGTCAATTTACTGACTAAATCAAGAAGTCGAAGAAAGAAAGATCTGCAGCAGGCACTTAAACCAAAAGAGATGAGTGGCTCCGATAGCACAATGAGGAATCGAATTGATAAACGTGGAATATATGTTCATGATAAAGCACTTTATTTAAAG GACAAACTGTCGTCTTGCCTGTCATCCAATTTCGCTCGGAGGTGGTGTATTTTTGAATGGTTTTATAGTGCAATTGATTATCCGTGGTTTGCAAAGAGGGAGTTTGTTGATTACTTAAATCATGTTGGACTTGGGCGCATTCCTAGGTTAACACGTGTTGAATGGAGTGTTATAAGAAG CTCACTTGGCAAGCCTCGgagattttctgaaaatttcctACATGAAGAGAGGAAGAAACTTGAACTATATCGTGAATCTGTGAGAAAGCACTATACTGAACTTCGCACTGGTGTTAGGGAAGGACTTCCCACAGACTTAGCCCGACCATTATCTGTTGGACAAAGAGTGATCGCCCTTCATCCGAAAACTAGAGAAGTTCATGATGGCAGTGTCCTCACTGTTGATCATGACAAGTGCAGGATTCAGTTTGATCGTCCTGATATCGGAGTTGAATTTGTGATG GATGTTGATTGCATGCCTCTAAATCCGCTGGATAACATGCCAGAGGCTCTTAGGAGACGGAGCCTCTTTGTTGACAAATTCCCTGTGATTTCTAAAGAACCTCAAATGGAGGGCAATATATCTTTTGGAGGGGGCCTTCTTTATGATTCTACTGGGCATCTAGCAAATGTCCGGAGTCCCATAAGTAATTTGATGAAGCAAGCAAAG acTGTTGGCTCCTATTCAATGAGGAATCAATGTGGCAGCTGTAGTTGGTCAGCTTTAAGCTGCTGGAAA GACTCGAACCATGCAATTTTTCAAGGCAAAGTAGCTGCTCCAGGTGTGGTCAGTACCCAACAGACTTTCTGTAGTCAGCCTTGCAGAACGGTGTATAGCCAGGCAAGAGAAGCTGATATTCAGGCTCTTTCTGACCTAACTCATGCTTTGGATAAGAAG GCTTCTTCTGCTTTGGTTCATCTGAGGGAACGGAATACTTATCCAGGAAATCCGCTGCCTCCTTGGTTCAAGACTACAGTGAATTCTGTTACCGCAATTGGCCTTCCCAGAGAACTTGATAAATACTTATATCCACATGAGTCAGGATGTAACGTTCATGAAATTGTGAAGGTTTCAAGATTGAAAGCACAGACGATGGTGGATAAAGCTATTCAG GCGATATCGTCTTTGAAAGAGGGGGAAGATGCTTTTACAAGGATTGGAGAGGCTCTTGATTCGATAAATGACCAACAGCTGACTTCTGATGTCAAGTTATCAGGTGTCACATCCCCAGAGAAGGTCAATGGCAGCTTGGTTCCTAACAATCAGTCAAATGCCTGCCCATCCGAGACCAACCAGCTGTCTGGTTCAAAACCTTGTACAACTGATGCCGACAAGAATGAGACTCAGATACCGGCTGAGCTGATCACATCATGCGTCGCTACTTTGCTCATGATACAG ACGTGTACGGACCGACACTATCCTCCAGCTGACGTGGCCCAGATACTTGATTCTGCTGTGACGAGTTTGCACCCTTGTTGCCCCCAGAACCTCCCTCTTTACCGGGAGATTCAGATGTCCATGGGCAGACTGAAGACACAGATGTTAGCGCTAGTGCCGACCCAAATCTGA